ACTGCTCTTTTTTGTTTAAATCATAAGAAAGTTTAACTCTTAAACCTTCTTATGTTCCTCGTATAAACCTTACCGTCCTTATAAGGATGTCGAAGGAGTTTGAGTTTGAATTGGGTTTGTTTGAAGTTTGAGGAGGTAGAGTGATGGACGAAGTTGTGGAGTTATCTTTAACTGAAGCAACCGTCACTGTGTTAAGGGAGTTGGCGGAAGCTGGAAACCTTGGATCAGGCAAAATTGTTGTCGTTGGAGTTAGCACAAGTGAGGTCGCTGGTGTTCGGATTGGAACCGGTGGTGCGCTTGAAGTCGCGCAGCAACTGCTCGAAGGGGTTCGTTTGGTCGCAGAGGAAAAAGGATTTCATCTCGTTTATCAGTGCTGCGAGCATTTGAATCGTGCGCTTGTAATGGAACGCTCTTTGTTAGAGTTGCTTAGGTTAAATGAAGTTTCAGCTGTACCCATACCGGGGGCTGGAGGTTCGATGGCTGCGGCTGCTTATCGCTCTATGAAAGATCCTGTTTTGGCGGAAATGATAGAAGCACATGCTGGTTTAGATATTGGTGAGACGCTCATAGGTATGCATTTGCGGCGGGTGGCAGTTCCTTTTCGGCCGACTTTACGGTACATTGGAGCAGCTAGGGTGAATGCGGCATGGACTAGACCCCCGCTTATTGGCGGCGAACGTGCAGTCTACCGTACTCCAGAGCAAAGTGGTTCACAGGCTTGTGATTAATGAACTTAGTTTTTTATTTTTTGCAGAAACGCAGGCCTAAAGCCTCTTCGTGGCGGGTAAATCGTTTCTACTTAAATACAACATATCTACACACACTAGGGAGGAAATAAGAACATGGAACAATTACGTAAGAGTGACCCGGCAGTACTGGAAGCGATGGAACTGGAACTGAAACGTCAGCGTGCCAACATTGAGCTTATTGCCTCAGAGAATATCGTTAGCGAAGCCGTAATGGAAGCCATGGGCTCAGTGCTTACGAACAAATATGCAGAAGGCTATCCAGGCAAACGTTATTATGGTGGTTGTGAAGATGTAGATATCGTTGAGAATTTGGCTCGTGATCGTGCAAAAGAGTTATTCGGTGCGGAACATGTCAACGTACAACCGCATTCCGGAGCACAAGCGAATATGGCTGTTTATCTGGCTGCGCTTAACCCGGGTGACACTGTGCTTGGAATGAACTTGGCGCATGGCGGACATTTAACGCACGGTAGTCCAGTAAATGCTTCTGGATTGCTCTATAACTTCGTTGCTTATGGTGTACAAGAAGATACTTTCCTGATTGATTATGATGAAGTGCGCAAAGCAGCCTTTAAACACCGTCCTAAATTGATTGTTGCTGGTGCAAGTGCGTACCCGCGTATTATTGATTTCGAGAAACTCGGCGCTATTGCTAATGATGTGGGTGCATTATTTATGGTAGATATGGCCCATATCGCAGGTCTGGTTGCTGCGGGTCTTCATCCGAGTCCAGTTCCTCATGCGCATTTCGTTACAACTACAACGCATAAGACTTTGCGTGGTCCTC
This window of the Paenibacillus sp. FSL R10-2734 genome carries:
- a CDS encoding TIGR01440 family protein, which codes for MDEVVELSLTEATVTVLRELAEAGNLGSGKIVVVGVSTSEVAGVRIGTGGALEVAQQLLEGVRLVAEEKGFHLVYQCCEHLNRALVMERSLLELLRLNEVSAVPIPGAGGSMAAAAYRSMKDPVLAEMIEAHAGLDIGETLIGMHLRRVAVPFRPTLRYIGAARVNAAWTRPPLIGGERAVYRTPEQSGSQACD
- the glyA gene encoding serine hydroxymethyltransferase → MEQLRKSDPAVLEAMELELKRQRANIELIASENIVSEAVMEAMGSVLTNKYAEGYPGKRYYGGCEDVDIVENLARDRAKELFGAEHVNVQPHSGAQANMAVYLAALNPGDTVLGMNLAHGGHLTHGSPVNASGLLYNFVAYGVQEDTFLIDYDEVRKAAFKHRPKLIVAGASAYPRIIDFEKLGAIANDVGALFMVDMAHIAGLVAAGLHPSPVPHAHFVTTTTHKTLRGPRGGMIMCRQPWAAAIDKAVFPGSQGGPLMHVIASKAVAFGEALLPSFKTYAENVVKNANVLAETLISEGVNIVSGGTDNHLMLLDTRNLNITGKDAEKVLDSIGITVNKNAIPFDPTSPFVTSGIRIGTPAVTSRGMDEQAMVAIGRIIANVLKNPKDEAKLTEAARQVAELTDQYPLYPELKY